AAGGCAAGGGCTTAATCTCATCAGGATCAACAAAATTTCTTACTACCTCTATTTTATACAAATATCTTTGAGGAAACCTGTGCTGAATGCTTTCAGTAGCTACAACAGTGCCGTCAAATACCCCGACTCCCATTTCCTCGAAAATCTTAACCGTTTTTGCCATCAGCCAGCGAAAGGGTTCTATCAGGTAAAACTTTCCCGTCACCTGAAGGGGTACGTTTTCATGGGCATCATAAATCACCTTTTTCCCCGTCAGCTTCAGTAAAATTCCTATAAAAAGCAATTCGGGATCATGAAAATGATATACTTCTGCCTTGACCTGATAAGCCTTATAAAGTATTATCCAGGGGTACAGTAAAATACGTGTCAACCTGTTTTTGAAAGGATGTAAACCGACAAGATGGATACCCCCTATGGTAGAGGATTGCTCACTCTTCGCAAGCAGATAAACCTCCAGCCCCATCTCCCGCAAAGCCTGGCACTCCTTATAAAAGATGCGCACATCTTTAACAGGATGAGCCGAAGTCATGTGACAAATGCGCGTCATACTTCCATTTTGGTATTCAGACTCGTGTAAAACCAGGGAAATAAACTCAAAAAAACAAAGGCCGGCACACTGAAATGACTGTTACCGCTTATGAAAATATACGATGCAGTAATCAGAAACAACAAGAGAAAATATTGTAAAGCATGGAAATTTCTGATGTAAAGCACAAATGTATATACCAGAAAAAACACATATATACCGGCCCCTACAATGCCTGAATACAATAATGCGGAAATCAAAGGATTGTGAGGATATTCGTAAGTATGAGAAGAACCGTTGAACTTTTCCCCAAACCGGCTTAAATAGGAAAAACCATTACCAAATAGCTTACCGGATAAAGAATAACCGGAAAACAACCGGAATGCATATTTCCATCGCCCTTTCCGGCCAACTTCCTTCCCGGAATCATTAGTATCTGTTACTTGTGCTGTAATTCCAGAATGTAAGTTTTCTGAGGAACTTACGGTTACAGAATCCCTTTCATTATTGGACAAGGAATAATCCAATTCACTGATTGTAAAAAATTTTCCCGGGGCACCCTTACCCACTGAGTTTTCCCAATGGTGTTCCGGCAAATCCTGATAATCACCCCCTGATGCGGTGGCTTTGTTAAAATCACTATGATAAAAAGTATGGGAACTATGGGTTGAATCCAGAAACCCTTTGTCAATCCATTGTTTTATCTTTTTTCTGAATGCTCCCTGGGGCCGCGCATCCTGATTCCATAATATTTCATACAAATCCTTTTGCTGAAAACCAATTCCCAAAACCCTGGCATATCGATTAACTGCATTGGTCAATTCAATCCGGAAATCCGATTTGTAAATTCTGCTATCCTCTACAACCTGCGTTTTCAAATGATCCGAAGTAAAAAACATCAGGGCATAACCCATAATGCATAGAAATGCCATTAAAAGCAAATAACCGTCATTCCTTTTAAAGAATTTTGCGAACTTTACTTCAGAATAAATCCATACAATCATCCTTCCCAAAAAAATCAATGTCAGAATGACCAAAAGAACCATAAAACTTCTCCTGGACTGGGAAGTAAGTATAATAAAAGAAAACAACCCCATTACAAGATGGTAGGCGATTAATGCCCTGCTGCTTATTTTTTCCCTTACATATAATTGATATAGTATGGTCAGTATACCAAAAATGAGCGTAAGGGAGAAAAAATTGTAATCTGCAGTAACAGAAGAAGTCAATGCGTTC
Above is a genomic segment from Bacteroidales bacterium containing:
- a CDS encoding glycosyltransferase, coding for MTRICHMTSAHPVKDVRIFYKECQALREMGLEVYLLAKSEQSSTIGGIHLVGLHPFKNRLTRILLYPWIILYKAYQVKAEVYHFHDPELLFIGILLKLTGKKVIYDAHENVPLQVTGKFYLIEPFRWLMAKTVKIFEEMGVGVFDGTVVATESIQHRFPQRYLYKIEVVRNFVDPDEIKPLPFSQKLKTLCYVGGITHNRGVDILVKSIEGTGWTLHLAGKVYNERYL